A single window of Anomaloglossus baeobatrachus isolate aAnoBae1 chromosome 9, aAnoBae1.hap1, whole genome shotgun sequence DNA harbors:
- the PORCN gene encoding protein-serine O-palmitoleoyltransferase porcupine isoform X1, with protein sequence MAAFSRREFYEQLLHGCILPTALQGLEQIWVLLLMCLGCRVLWRFGLPSHMKHLLTIAGGFFCLHHFFQLQMIWVVLLSLLCYLVLFLCRHSQHRGVLLSVTILIYLLMGEMHMVDTVSWHKMRGAQMIVAMKAVSLGFDVDRGIVRSIPSPVEFMGYVYFVGTVIFGPWISFTSYLDAVNGRKMTFGWFRRVCRSLLLCVFCLLVSTCISPYLFPYFIPIYGDRLLRNKKRKARGLVVRWLRAYENTSSFHFSNYFVGFLSEVTAVLSGAGFTEEKDHIHWDLSVSRPLNVEVPRSMVDVVTSWNLPMSRWLHTYVFKNALKLGTFHAIIVTYAASALLHGLSFHLAAVLLSLGFITYVEHVLRRRLADVFSACILSKKCSSSCSHRNKKGLRVFLINALFGIMAIFQLTYLGSLFDTDSEETSEEEGYGMAHTVNKWSELSWAGHWLTFGCWVMYRLIG encoded by the exons ATGGCCGCCTTCAGCCGCAGAGAATTCTATGAGCAGCTCCTTCATGGCTGCATCCTCCCCACCGCTCTGCAGGGCCTGGAGCAGATCTGGGTGCTGCTCCTGATGTGTCTCGGCTGCCGGGTGCTGTGGAGGTTCG GTCTCCCCTCCCATATGAAGCACCTGTTGACCATTGCGGGGGGCTTCTTCTGCCTCCACCACTTCTTCCAGCTGCAGATGATCTGGGTGGTCCTCCTGAGCCTGCTGTGttacctggtcctcttcttgtgccGCCATTCTCAGCACCGCGGGGTCCTGCTGTCCGTCACCATCCTCATATATCTGCTGATGGG GGAGATGCACATGGTGGACACCGTCAGCTGGCACAAGATGCGAG GTGCACAGATGATCGTGGCCATGAAAGCCGTGTCTCTGGGCTTCGATGTGGATCGCGGCATCGTCCGCTCCATTCCGTCCCCGGTGGAGTTCATGGGATACGTGTACTTCGTGGGCACCGTCATCTTCGGCCCTTGGATAAGTTTTACCAGTTACTTGGATGCGGTCAATGGACGGAAAATG ACGTTCGGCTGGTTCCGGCGGGTGTGCCGCAGTCTGCTCCTCTGCGTCTTCTGCCTCCTGGTGTCCACCTGCATCTCCCCGTACCTCTTCCCTTACTTCATCCCCATCTACGGAGACCGGCTGCTGAGGAA TAAGAAACGTAAAGCCAG GGGGCTTGTTGTGCG GTGGCTTCGGGCCTACGAGAACACATCGTCCTTCCATTTCAGCAATTACTTTGTGGGCTTCTTGTCTGAGGTGACGGCCGTCCTGTCCGGCGCTGGCTTCACGGAGGAGAAGGATCACATTCACTG GGATCTCTCGGTTTCTCGTCCACTGAATGTAGAAGTTCCTCGCTCCATGGTGgatgtggtcaccagctggaacctGCCCATGTCCCGATGGCTGCACACAT ATGTGTTCAAGAACGCGCTGAAGCTCGGCACATTTCACGCCATCATCGTAACCTACGCCGCCAGCGCGTTACTGCAT GGTCTCAGCTTCCACCTGGCGGCCGTGCTTCTATCTCTGGGTTTCATCACTTACGTTGAACACG TGCTCCGGAGGAGACTTGCAGACGTCTTCAGCGCCTGTATACTGTCCAAGAAATGCTCCTCATCCTGCAGCCACCGGAACAAAAAG GGCCTCCGTGTGTTCCTGATTAACGCGCTATTCGGGATCATGGCTATATTTCAGCTGACGTACCTGGGCTCCTTATTTGATACCGACTCCGAGGAGACCAGCGAAGAAGAG GGCTACGGGATGGCTCATACTGTGAACAAGTGGTCGGAGCTGAGCTGGGCCGGCCACTGGCTGACGTTTGGCTGCTGGGTTATGTATCGTTTGATTGGCTGA
- the PORCN gene encoding protein-serine O-palmitoleoyltransferase porcupine isoform X3, translated as MAAFSRREFYEQLLHGCILPTALQGLEQIWVLLLMCLGCRVLWRFGLPSHMKHLLTIAGGFFCLHHFFQLQMIWVVLLSLLCYLVLFLCRHSQHRGVLLSVTILIYLLMGEMHMVDTVSWHKMRGAQMIVAMKAVSLGFDVDRGIVRSIPSPVEFMGYVYFVGTVIFGPWISFTSYLDAVNGRKMTFGWFRRVCRSLLLCVFCLLVSTCISPYLFPYFIPIYGDRLLRKWLRAYENTSSFHFSNYFVGFLSEVTAVLSGAGFTEEKDHIHWDLSVSRPLNVEVPRSMVDVVTSWNLPMSRWLHTYVFKNALKLGTFHAIIVTYAASALLHGLSFHLAAVLLSLGFITYVEHVLRRRLADVFSACILSKKCSSSCSHRNKKGLRVFLINALFGIMAIFQLTYLGSLFDTDSEETSEEEGYGMAHTVNKWSELSWAGHWLTFGCWVMYRLIG; from the exons ATGGCCGCCTTCAGCCGCAGAGAATTCTATGAGCAGCTCCTTCATGGCTGCATCCTCCCCACCGCTCTGCAGGGCCTGGAGCAGATCTGGGTGCTGCTCCTGATGTGTCTCGGCTGCCGGGTGCTGTGGAGGTTCG GTCTCCCCTCCCATATGAAGCACCTGTTGACCATTGCGGGGGGCTTCTTCTGCCTCCACCACTTCTTCCAGCTGCAGATGATCTGGGTGGTCCTCCTGAGCCTGCTGTGttacctggtcctcttcttgtgccGCCATTCTCAGCACCGCGGGGTCCTGCTGTCCGTCACCATCCTCATATATCTGCTGATGGG GGAGATGCACATGGTGGACACCGTCAGCTGGCACAAGATGCGAG GTGCACAGATGATCGTGGCCATGAAAGCCGTGTCTCTGGGCTTCGATGTGGATCGCGGCATCGTCCGCTCCATTCCGTCCCCGGTGGAGTTCATGGGATACGTGTACTTCGTGGGCACCGTCATCTTCGGCCCTTGGATAAGTTTTACCAGTTACTTGGATGCGGTCAATGGACGGAAAATG ACGTTCGGCTGGTTCCGGCGGGTGTGCCGCAGTCTGCTCCTCTGCGTCTTCTGCCTCCTGGTGTCCACCTGCATCTCCCCGTACCTCTTCCCTTACTTCATCCCCATCTACGGAGACCGGCTGCTGAGGAA GTGGCTTCGGGCCTACGAGAACACATCGTCCTTCCATTTCAGCAATTACTTTGTGGGCTTCTTGTCTGAGGTGACGGCCGTCCTGTCCGGCGCTGGCTTCACGGAGGAGAAGGATCACATTCACTG GGATCTCTCGGTTTCTCGTCCACTGAATGTAGAAGTTCCTCGCTCCATGGTGgatgtggtcaccagctggaacctGCCCATGTCCCGATGGCTGCACACAT ATGTGTTCAAGAACGCGCTGAAGCTCGGCACATTTCACGCCATCATCGTAACCTACGCCGCCAGCGCGTTACTGCAT GGTCTCAGCTTCCACCTGGCGGCCGTGCTTCTATCTCTGGGTTTCATCACTTACGTTGAACACG TGCTCCGGAGGAGACTTGCAGACGTCTTCAGCGCCTGTATACTGTCCAAGAAATGCTCCTCATCCTGCAGCCACCGGAACAAAAAG GGCCTCCGTGTGTTCCTGATTAACGCGCTATTCGGGATCATGGCTATATTTCAGCTGACGTACCTGGGCTCCTTATTTGATACCGACTCCGAGGAGACCAGCGAAGAAGAG GGCTACGGGATGGCTCATACTGTGAACAAGTGGTCGGAGCTGAGCTGGGCCGGCCACTGGCTGACGTTTGGCTGCTGGGTTATGTATCGTTTGATTGGCTGA
- the EBP gene encoding 3-beta-hydroxysteroid-Delta(8),Delta(7)-isomerase, with amino-acid sequence MAPDAGSPVPHPFWPRDLHIDGYRPNDRPMSEILTFLFSVSGVLLAVTWFLTGRVTGMSAPRRLAVCWFMVCGFIHGVIEGWFAFFYPVIPKDQAFLSQLWKEYGKGDSRYMIGDNFTVCMETITAVAWGPLSVWTVIAFLRNKPYRFVLQLIVSLGQLYGDVLYFYTEYRDGFTHSEMWHPIYFWFYFVFMNALWIIIPSALIVDSWINLSKSQSTADRSRPSGKTKRG; translated from the exons ATGGCTCCAGACGCAGGATCTCCCGTCCCTCACCCTTTCTGGCCCCGGGATCTCCACATCGATGGTTACCGTCCTAATGACCGGCCAATGTCGGAGATCTTGACCTTCTTGTTCTCGGTGTCGGGGGTCCTGCTGGCCGTGACTTGGTTCCTCACCGGCCGGGTGACGGGAATGAGCGCTCCGCGACGCCTGGCTGTCTGCTGGTTCATGGTCTGTGGTTTCATCCATGGCGTCATTGAAGGATGGTTCGCCTTCTTCTACCCAGTGATCCCCAAGGACCAGGCGTTCCTGTCACAACTGT GGAAAGAATACGGGAAAGGTGACAGTCGCTACATGAT AGGTGATAACTTCACAGTCTGCATGGAAACTATCACCGCGGTGGCCTGGGGACCCCTGAGCGTCTGGACGGTGATCGCCTTCCTGAGGAACAAGCCCTATCGCTTTGTGCTGCAGCTGATTGTGTCACTTG GCCAGCTCTATGGGGACGTCCTCTACTTCTACACGGAGTATCGGGACGGCTTCACGCACAGCGAGATGTGGCACCCCATCTACTTCTGGTTCTACTTTGTCTTCATGAACGCGCTGTGGATCATCATTCCCTCCGCCCTCATTGTGGACTCGTGGATCAACCTGAGCAAATCGCAATCCACGGCCGACAGGAGCAGACCCTCGGGGAAGACCAAGAGGGGCTGA
- the PORCN gene encoding protein-serine O-palmitoleoyltransferase porcupine isoform X2, which produces MAAFSRREFYEQLLHGCILPTALQGLEQIWVLLLMCLGCRVLWRFGLPSHMKHLLTIAGGFFCLHHFFQLQMIWVVLLSLLCYLVLFLCRHSQHRGVLLSVTILIYLLMGEMHMVDTVSWHKMRGAQMIVAMKAVSLGFDVDRGIVRSIPSPVEFMGYVYFVGTVIFGPWISFTSYLDAVNGRKMTFGWFRRVCRSLLLCVFCLLVSTCISPYLFPYFIPIYGDRLLRKGLVVRWLRAYENTSSFHFSNYFVGFLSEVTAVLSGAGFTEEKDHIHWDLSVSRPLNVEVPRSMVDVVTSWNLPMSRWLHTYVFKNALKLGTFHAIIVTYAASALLHGLSFHLAAVLLSLGFITYVEHVLRRRLADVFSACILSKKCSSSCSHRNKKGLRVFLINALFGIMAIFQLTYLGSLFDTDSEETSEEEGYGMAHTVNKWSELSWAGHWLTFGCWVMYRLIG; this is translated from the exons ATGGCCGCCTTCAGCCGCAGAGAATTCTATGAGCAGCTCCTTCATGGCTGCATCCTCCCCACCGCTCTGCAGGGCCTGGAGCAGATCTGGGTGCTGCTCCTGATGTGTCTCGGCTGCCGGGTGCTGTGGAGGTTCG GTCTCCCCTCCCATATGAAGCACCTGTTGACCATTGCGGGGGGCTTCTTCTGCCTCCACCACTTCTTCCAGCTGCAGATGATCTGGGTGGTCCTCCTGAGCCTGCTGTGttacctggtcctcttcttgtgccGCCATTCTCAGCACCGCGGGGTCCTGCTGTCCGTCACCATCCTCATATATCTGCTGATGGG GGAGATGCACATGGTGGACACCGTCAGCTGGCACAAGATGCGAG GTGCACAGATGATCGTGGCCATGAAAGCCGTGTCTCTGGGCTTCGATGTGGATCGCGGCATCGTCCGCTCCATTCCGTCCCCGGTGGAGTTCATGGGATACGTGTACTTCGTGGGCACCGTCATCTTCGGCCCTTGGATAAGTTTTACCAGTTACTTGGATGCGGTCAATGGACGGAAAATG ACGTTCGGCTGGTTCCGGCGGGTGTGCCGCAGTCTGCTCCTCTGCGTCTTCTGCCTCCTGGTGTCCACCTGCATCTCCCCGTACCTCTTCCCTTACTTCATCCCCATCTACGGAGACCGGCTGCTGAGGAA GGGGCTTGTTGTGCG GTGGCTTCGGGCCTACGAGAACACATCGTCCTTCCATTTCAGCAATTACTTTGTGGGCTTCTTGTCTGAGGTGACGGCCGTCCTGTCCGGCGCTGGCTTCACGGAGGAGAAGGATCACATTCACTG GGATCTCTCGGTTTCTCGTCCACTGAATGTAGAAGTTCCTCGCTCCATGGTGgatgtggtcaccagctggaacctGCCCATGTCCCGATGGCTGCACACAT ATGTGTTCAAGAACGCGCTGAAGCTCGGCACATTTCACGCCATCATCGTAACCTACGCCGCCAGCGCGTTACTGCAT GGTCTCAGCTTCCACCTGGCGGCCGTGCTTCTATCTCTGGGTTTCATCACTTACGTTGAACACG TGCTCCGGAGGAGACTTGCAGACGTCTTCAGCGCCTGTATACTGTCCAAGAAATGCTCCTCATCCTGCAGCCACCGGAACAAAAAG GGCCTCCGTGTGTTCCTGATTAACGCGCTATTCGGGATCATGGCTATATTTCAGCTGACGTACCTGGGCTCCTTATTTGATACCGACTCCGAGGAGACCAGCGAAGAAGAG GGCTACGGGATGGCTCATACTGTGAACAAGTGGTCGGAGCTGAGCTGGGCCGGCCACTGGCTGACGTTTGGCTGCTGGGTTATGTATCGTTTGATTGGCTGA